A region of Sphingomonas sp. DNA encodes the following proteins:
- the ftsH gene encoding ATP-dependent zinc metalloprotease FtsH, protein MSDDNRTPDKDPGNAWMKSLLIWAGILLGVVLFVQVAGGGASRPADAIAYSDFLNRVEEGSVKQVVIGKETISGRLTNNETFRTNTPPSDPQLVQRLRDRGVSFAAEPEQQTSLWMYILIQSLPFLLILGIAFFVMRQMQKNAGSGAMGFGRSKAKLLTEKHGRVTFDDVAGIDEAREELQEIVEFLKDPSKFARLGGKIPKGALLVGSPGTGKTLLARAIAGEANVPFFTISGSDFVEMFVGVGASRVRDMFEQAKKNAPCIVFIDEIDAVGRHRGAGLGNGNDEREQTLNQLLVEMDGFEANEGIIIIAATNRPDVLDPALLRPGRFDRQVVVPRPDIEGRQKILDVHMKKTPLAPDVDPRTIARGTPGFSGADLANLVNEAALLAARKGKRLVAMKEFEEAKDKVMMGAERKSMVMTEEEKKATAYHEAGHALVSLHVDGCDPLHKVTIIPRGRALGVTWNLPERDRYSMSMKQMKARLALCFGGRIAEQLIYGKDALNTGASNDIQQATDMARAMVMEYGMSEKLGWLRYRDNQEEVFLGHSVARSQSVSEETSRLIDQEVRRLIEEAEGRARQVLTDNIDQLHKLAGALLEYETLTGEESKRAIKGEDIGRENPADRPSATPITGSTIPSTRRPRGGIGGPAPQGA, encoded by the coding sequence ATGAGCGACGACAACCGCACGCCGGACAAGGATCCGGGCAATGCCTGGATGAAAAGCCTGCTGATCTGGGCAGGCATCCTGCTCGGCGTGGTGTTGTTCGTGCAGGTCGCGGGTGGCGGCGCGAGCCGCCCGGCCGACGCGATCGCCTATTCCGATTTCCTCAACCGGGTCGAGGAAGGCTCGGTCAAGCAGGTGGTGATCGGCAAGGAGACGATCTCCGGCCGGCTGACCAATAACGAGACCTTCCGCACCAACACGCCGCCCTCCGATCCGCAGCTCGTTCAGCGGCTGCGCGACCGCGGCGTCTCCTTCGCCGCCGAGCCGGAGCAGCAGACGTCGCTGTGGATGTACATCCTCATCCAGTCGCTGCCCTTCCTGCTGATCCTCGGCATCGCCTTCTTCGTGATGCGCCAGATGCAGAAGAATGCGGGTTCCGGTGCGATGGGCTTCGGCCGTTCCAAGGCGAAATTGCTGACCGAGAAGCATGGCCGCGTCACCTTCGACGACGTGGCCGGCATCGACGAGGCGCGCGAGGAGCTTCAGGAGATCGTCGAATTTCTGAAGGATCCGTCGAAATTCGCGCGTCTGGGCGGCAAGATTCCGAAGGGCGCCTTGCTGGTCGGCTCGCCCGGCACCGGCAAGACGCTTCTGGCGCGCGCCATCGCCGGAGAGGCGAACGTGCCTTTCTTCACCATTTCCGGCTCCGACTTCGTGGAGATGTTCGTCGGCGTCGGCGCGAGCCGCGTGCGCGACATGTTCGAGCAGGCGAAGAAGAACGCGCCCTGCATCGTCTTCATCGACGAGATCGACGCGGTCGGCCGCCATCGCGGCGCGGGCCTGGGCAACGGCAATGACGAGCGCGAGCAGACGCTGAACCAGCTGCTCGTCGAAATGGACGGCTTCGAAGCGAACGAAGGCATCATCATCATCGCCGCGACCAACCGGCCCGACGTGCTCGATCCGGCGCTGCTGCGCCCGGGCCGCTTCGACCGCCAGGTCGTCGTGCCCCGCCCGGATATCGAAGGGCGCCAGAAGATACTCGACGTCCATATGAAGAAGACGCCGCTCGCGCCGGACGTCGATCCGCGCACGATCGCGCGCGGCACGCCGGGCTTCTCGGGTGCCGATCTCGCCAATCTCGTCAACGAGGCCGCGCTCCTCGCCGCGCGCAAGGGCAAGCGCCTGGTCGCGATGAAGGAGTTCGAGGAGGCCAAGGACAAGGTCATGATGGGCGCCGAGCGCAAATCCATGGTCATGACCGAGGAAGAGAAGAAGGCGACCGCCTATCACGAGGCCGGCCACGCCCTCGTCTCGCTCCATGTCGACGGCTGCGACCCGCTGCACAAGGTGACGATCATCCCGCGCGGCCGCGCGTTGGGCGTCACCTGGAACCTGCCGGAGCGCGACCGTTATTCGATGAGCATGAAGCAGATGAAGGCGCGGCTCGCGCTCTGCTTCGGCGGCCGCATCGCCGAGCAGCTCATCTACGGCAAGGACGCGCTCAACACCGGTGCGTCCAACGATATCCAGCAGGCCACCGACATGGCCCGCGCGATGGTGATGGAATATGGCATGAGCGAGAAGCTCGGCTGGCTGCGCTACCGCGACAACCAGGAGGAGGTTTTCCTCGGCCACAGCGTCGCCCGCTCGCAGAGCGTTTCGGAGGAAACCTCGCGGCTGATCGACCAGGAAGTACGCCGCCTGATCGAGGAGGCCGAGGGCCGCGCGCGGCAGGTGCTGACCGACAATATCGACCAGTTGCACAAGCTCGCCGGCGCCTTGCTGGAATATGAGACGCTGACCGGCGAGGAATCGAAGCGGGCGATCAAAGGCGAGGATATCGGCCGCGAGAATCCGGCCGATCGCCCGTCCGCGACGCCGATCACCGGCTCGACCATCCCGAGCACCCGCCGCCCGCGCGGCGGCATCGGCGGACCGGCCCCGCAGGGCGCCTGA
- a CDS encoding DUF3667 domain-containing protein: MSGIEGVGDAVTGGMLARTAEPEAGEHAEEGDGTCLNCGAELTGPYCRMCGQKAHLHRTISAIGHDLIHGILHLDGKFWRTLPLLAWRPGDLTRRYVHGERARFVSPLGMFLFAIFLMFAVLQIYGLSLSNLGAGLTNTGQSLEIASNAINSDLTEARERRGELAAALASGARPERNERRRERIARLDERIVQLEESRQSLERVRSDGGFSAVNLNMATTGWKRLDKGLQKVNENPSLALYKLQTNGYKFSWLLIPMSVPFVWALFFWTRRFRFYDHTVFVTYSLAFMSLLAVVLTVLGFAGVHVAIIGTAGVFIPPIHMYRQLKQAYELGWFGALVRTVLLVNFCFYIAGFFFVLLLGIGALG, translated from the coding sequence ATGAGCGGGATCGAAGGGGTCGGAGACGCGGTCACGGGCGGCATGCTCGCCCGCACGGCCGAGCCCGAAGCGGGCGAACATGCCGAGGAAGGCGACGGCACCTGCCTCAATTGCGGCGCTGAGCTGACCGGCCCCTATTGCCGGATGTGCGGCCAGAAGGCGCATCTCCACCGCACCATCTCCGCGATCGGCCACGATCTGATCCACGGCATCCTGCATCTCGACGGCAAATTCTGGCGTACCTTGCCGCTGCTCGCCTGGCGCCCGGGCGATCTCACCCGGCGCTACGTCCATGGCGAGCGCGCCAGGTTCGTCTCGCCGCTCGGCATGTTCCTGTTCGCCATCTTCCTGATGTTCGCGGTACTCCAGATTTACGGCCTGTCGCTCAGCAATCTGGGTGCGGGCCTGACCAACACCGGACAGAGCCTGGAAATCGCCAGCAACGCGATCAATTCCGACCTGACGGAGGCACGGGAGCGGCGGGGGGAACTCGCGGCGGCGCTCGCCAGCGGAGCCCGGCCGGAGCGCAACGAACGGCGACGGGAACGCATCGCGCGGCTGGATGAGCGGATTGTCCAGCTCGAGGAAAGCCGCCAGTCGCTGGAGCGGGTGCGGAGCGACGGCGGCTTCAGCGCCGTCAACCTGAACATGGCGACGACCGGCTGGAAACGCCTCGACAAGGGCCTCCAGAAGGTCAACGAGAATCCGAGCCTCGCGCTCTACAAGCTGCAGACGAACGGCTACAAATTCTCCTGGCTGCTGATCCCGATGTCCGTGCCGTTCGTCTGGGCGCTTTTCTTCTGGACGCGCCGTTTCCGGTTCTACGACCACACCGTGTTCGTGACCTATTCGCTGGCCTTCATGTCGCTGCTGGCGGTGGTGCTGACCGTGCTGGGCTTCGCCGGCGTGCATGTCGCCATCATCGGCACGGCGGGCGTCTTCATTCCGCCCATCCATATGTATCGCCAGCTCAAGCAGGCCTATGAGCTGGGCTGGTTCGGCGCGCTGGTCCGCACCGTCCTTCTCGTCAATTTCTGCTTCTATATCGCCGGTTTCTTCTTCGTGCTGCTGCTCGGCATCGGCGCGCTGGGCTGA
- a CDS encoding DUF5131 family protein: MAGISEIEWTDVTWNPVAGCTIASSGCSNCYAMRMAARLQAMGHAKYKGTTRKSGGRYVWTGKINIDESSLSAPLEWRKGKRVFVNSMADLFHDSVPDKFIAKVWEMMEACPQHHFQILTKRPERMAKLFKNGALQNLMHVWLGTSVENADVAERVGHLSLISGATLFVSFEPLIGRIDDIDLRKIHWAIVGGESGPRARPMDEEWVERLYEICRRDDVAFFFKQWGGRNKKATGRELHGRTYDEYPLELEP, translated from the coding sequence ATGGCTGGCATTTCAGAAATCGAATGGACGGATGTCACCTGGAATCCGGTGGCGGGCTGCACCATCGCATCGAGTGGTTGCAGCAACTGCTATGCAATGCGCATGGCGGCGCGTCTGCAGGCGATGGGACATGCAAAATATAAGGGCACAACCAGAAAGAGTGGGGGCCGTTACGTTTGGACGGGTAAGATCAACATCGATGAGTCCAGCCTGTCCGCACCGCTGGAATGGAGAAAGGGAAAACGTGTTTTCGTTAACTCGATGGCTGACTTGTTCCACGATTCAGTTCCTGACAAATTTATAGCCAAAGTATGGGAGATGATGGAGGCGTGCCCTCAGCATCACTTCCAGATCCTCACGAAGCGCCCAGAACGAATGGCCAAGCTTTTCAAAAACGGCGCTTTGCAGAACTTGATGCATGTGTGGCTGGGAACATCAGTCGAGAACGCGGACGTTGCTGAGCGCGTGGGTCATCTTTCCTTGATATCCGGCGCGACGCTCTTCGTATCATTCGAGCCACTGATCGGTCGGATTGATGACATTGATCTGCGGAAAATCCACTGGGCCATTGTCGGTGGGGAGTCCGGTCCCAGAGCGCGGCCAATGGATGAGGAGTGGGTCGAAAGGCTGTACGAAATCTGTCGTCGAGACGACGTTGCTTTTTTCTTCAAGCAGTGGGGCGGACGCAACAAGAAGGCGACAGGCCGCGAGTTGCATGGTCGCACTTACGACGAATATCCGCTGGAACTGGAGCCTTGA
- a CDS encoding response regulator transcription factor, which produces MTIRTILVDDEPLAIQGLQLRLEPHEDVEIIDTCSNGREAIRSIKTHKPDLVFLDIQMPGFDGFSVIQGLMEVEPPLVVFVTAYSDHALRAFEAQAVDYLMKPVDEARLADTLERVRQRLTEKRGVEEVEKLKEVLAEVAPDAMDAADTGDDAHAASRYEKMINIKDRGQIFRVDVDSIEKIDAAGDYMCIYTGDNTLILRETMKDLEKRLDPRRFQRVHRSTIVNLDQVRQVKPHTNGECFLVLGSGQQVKVSRSYRDVVARFVH; this is translated from the coding sequence ATGACCATCCGCACCATCCTGGTGGACGACGAGCCGCTCGCCATCCAGGGCCTCCAGCTCCGCCTGGAGCCGCATGAGGATGTCGAGATCATCGACACCTGCTCGAACGGGCGCGAGGCGATCCGATCGATCAAGACGCACAAGCCCGATCTCGTCTTCCTCGACATCCAGATGCCCGGCTTCGACGGCTTTTCCGTCATCCAGGGCCTGATGGAGGTCGAACCGCCCCTGGTCGTCTTCGTCACCGCCTATTCGGACCATGCGCTGCGCGCGTTCGAGGCGCAGGCGGTGGACTATCTGATGAAGCCGGTGGACGAGGCCCGCCTCGCCGACACGCTGGAGCGGGTGCGCCAGCGCCTGACCGAGAAACGCGGCGTCGAGGAGGTGGAGAAATTGAAGGAGGTGCTCGCCGAAGTCGCACCGGACGCGATGGACGCGGCGGACACCGGCGACGACGCCCACGCCGCCAGCCGCTACGAGAAGATGATCAACATCAAGGATCGCGGCCAGATTTTCCGCGTGGACGTCGACAGCATCGAGAAGATCGACGCCGCCGGCGACTATATGTGCATCTATACCGGCGACAACACGCTCATCCTGCGCGAGACGATGAAGGACCTCGAAAAGCGCCTCGACCCCCGCCGCTTCCAGCGCGTCCACCGCTCCACCATCGTCAACCTCGACCAGGTCCGGCAGGTGAAGCCGCACACCAACGGCGAATGCTTCCTGGTGCTGGGCTCGGGGCAGCAGGTGAAGGTGTCGCGCAGCTATCGGGATGTGGTGGCGCGCTTCGTACACTGA
- the tcmP gene encoding three-Cys-motif partner protein TcmP, translated as MTERVQAFGGEHTRRKLDVVAKYLAAYVTVMKKQDFRLFYVDGFAGSGASASKTESLKSDDPTLFPTADVIEGSPVRALGVDPPFDQYVFIEKSGENVRSLSGLCAQFPNRQIDIVHGDANDRLREFCDRIAANRLDRAVVFLDPFGLSVRWQTIERMAATKKVDLWYLVPVDGMSRQIKDDGTFLPGASKIDELWGSSAWRAKAVRRTDPIDDLFGGVDERLEKIARAKQFSEMFQDHLRGIFAGGVAKAYLPLGRGKRHDFSLMFACANPSQAASQTAMRIANHILRTA; from the coding sequence ATGACCGAGCGTGTCCAAGCCTTTGGTGGAGAGCATACCCGGCGGAAATTGGACGTCGTCGCGAAATATTTGGCGGCATACGTCACCGTCATGAAGAAGCAGGATTTTCGTCTCTTTTATGTTGACGGATTCGCCGGCTCTGGAGCCTCCGCCTCAAAGACAGAATCCCTGAAGTCGGACGACCCAACCCTCTTCCCTACCGCCGACGTCATAGAAGGCTCCCCGGTACGCGCCTTGGGCGTCGATCCGCCCTTCGACCAATACGTTTTCATCGAGAAGAGTGGAGAAAATGTCCGATCACTCTCCGGCCTCTGCGCTCAGTTTCCCAATAGGCAAATAGATATCGTCCATGGCGACGCCAACGACCGGCTCCGAGAGTTTTGTGATCGCATAGCTGCCAATCGCCTCGACAGGGCGGTAGTCTTTCTCGATCCATTTGGTCTGAGCGTGAGATGGCAGACTATCGAGCGTATGGCCGCCACCAAGAAGGTCGACCTTTGGTATTTGGTGCCTGTCGATGGGATGTCTCGCCAAATCAAAGATGACGGAACCTTTCTACCGGGTGCCTCGAAAATAGATGAACTCTGGGGGTCATCGGCGTGGCGGGCGAAGGCTGTCCGCCGTACCGACCCGATCGATGATCTCTTTGGGGGCGTGGATGAGAGGCTGGAGAAGATCGCAAGGGCCAAGCAATTCTCAGAAATGTTCCAGGACCATCTACGAGGCATATTCGCAGGCGGAGTTGCGAAGGCCTATCTTCCACTGGGCAGGGGAAAGCGCCACGATTTTTCGCTCATGTTTGCTTGCGCCAACCCGAGTCAGGCGGCATCCCAAACGGCGATGCGTATTGCGAACCATATTCTAAGAACAGCCTGA
- a CDS encoding insulinase family protein has product MNPIRSAFAALLLLAAPLSAQPAMAPSVAERGDAGWLYRGSDIAPDPAWRFGTLPNGLRYAVRRNALPAGQVSIRIRIDAGALHEEDTERGWAHFLEHMLFRGTESFPDREARQIWQRLGASFGSDSNARTSATDTVYQLDLPHADRASLDASLHVLAEMMSRARIDAAAVEAERPVVLAEKGRRPELAQRGLELALPLYFAGLRYANRDTIGTDATLNGATAEGLRAFYRRWYRPDRATIVMAGDADPDIMEELIRARFGDWRAEGPAAAEPDFGQPADVADPVANLAYPGVPVSANVIWVRPHDPMPHTLARERAYLAESLAVRIVNRRLEAHARGESAFINASIGISRQRAVANTTSLAVTARDGRWRESLAEAFAILGDAVSAPPDAEEIDREIRNLRTGVTAAVQGEATARSQVRAEQLVNAVDNRGVVTAPATVLDNFEANVPEMTPERVGAAMRALFDGSGPRMILATPTPVAGGTAALADGLAAARAAAPATRRAERRVSFDDLPPLGAPGREIARETIEDMGVTIVRFANGSTLTFKRTEFERGSVLVRLRFGSGLAGLAPDRPSLGWLGGLIAPSGLAGLDLDGMERLLTGRRMNLTFAVGEDAFILGGQTNADDLGDQLRLLVTKLTAPNWDPALFARFRTGAVESFAMHFTSASARAGREMSGFLRPHDQRWRPIEREEMAAATVDGFRDFFAPLLAAGPVHATIVGDVELDAAVAAVRHTVAALPERTAAAPSNGATTLRPPSPSPQPRTFTHRGDPGQAFALIGWSTLGGLDNIRDRRALALAANIFQVRLFDRLREEEGATYSPSAAHSSSETFPAWGIFYAAAEIRPERAGTFFRAAREIVADLAADPVQPDEFARAQNPVISGIERRLATSAYWLGAISNWVDQPREIENVRTYLSAYREMTAEDVRRAVATWVTDQGDWSMLVLPDRNGSEQDASIAR; this is encoded by the coding sequence ATGAACCCGATCCGATCGGCTTTTGCCGCCCTCCTGCTCCTCGCCGCGCCGCTCTCCGCCCAGCCGGCGATGGCGCCCTCCGTCGCCGAGCGCGGCGATGCCGGCTGGCTTTATCGTGGCAGCGATATCGCGCCCGATCCCGCCTGGCGTTTCGGCACCTTGCCCAACGGCCTGCGCTACGCCGTGCGCCGCAACGCGCTGCCCGCCGGCCAGGTGTCGATCCGCATCCGGATCGACGCGGGCGCGCTGCACGAGGAAGATACGGAGCGCGGCTGGGCGCATTTCCTGGAGCATATGCTGTTCCGGGGCACGGAGAGCTTCCCGGACCGCGAAGCGCGGCAAATCTGGCAGCGGCTCGGCGCCAGCTTCGGCAGCGACAGCAATGCGCGCACCAGCGCGACCGACACCGTCTATCAACTCGATCTGCCCCATGCCGATCGCGCCAGTCTCGATGCCAGCCTCCATGTCCTCGCCGAGATGATGTCGCGCGCGCGGATCGATGCGGCGGCGGTGGAGGCCGAGCGGCCGGTGGTCCTCGCCGAAAAGGGACGCAGGCCGGAGCTGGCACAGCGCGGGCTGGAGCTGGCGCTGCCGCTCTATTTCGCCGGGCTGCGTTATGCGAATCGCGACACGATCGGCACCGACGCGACGCTCAACGGCGCCACCGCCGAGGGGCTGCGCGCCTTCTACCGGCGCTGGTACCGCCCGGACCGCGCGACGATCGTCATGGCCGGCGACGCCGATCCGGACATCATGGAAGAGCTGATCCGCGCGCGGTTCGGGGATTGGCGAGCGGAAGGGCCGGCGGCGGCGGAACCGGACTTCGGGCAGCCTGCGGATGTCGCCGATCCTGTGGCGAATCTCGCTTATCCCGGCGTGCCCGTCTCCGCCAACGTCATATGGGTGCGCCCGCACGACCCCATGCCGCACACGCTGGCGCGGGAACGCGCCTATCTTGCCGAATCGCTCGCCGTGCGGATCGTGAACCGGCGGCTGGAGGCGCATGCGCGCGGCGAGTCCGCTTTCATCAATGCCTCGATCGGCATCTCGCGCCAACGCGCCGTCGCCAACACCACCTCGCTTGCCGTCACCGCGCGCGACGGCCGCTGGCGGGAATCGCTCGCCGAGGCTTTCGCGATCCTCGGCGATGCCGTTTCGGCCCCGCCGGACGCCGAGGAGATCGACCGCGAGATCCGCAACCTGCGCACCGGCGTCACCGCCGCCGTCCAGGGCGAGGCGACGGCACGTTCCCAGGTGCGCGCCGAACAGCTTGTCAACGCCGTCGACAATCGCGGCGTGGTGACCGCCCCGGCGACCGTGCTCGACAATTTCGAGGCGAATGTGCCCGAGATGACGCCGGAACGGGTCGGCGCGGCGATGCGTGCCCTGTTCGACGGCTCCGGCCCCCGCATGATCCTGGCGACGCCCACTCCGGTGGCGGGCGGCACGGCGGCGCTCGCCGACGGACTGGCCGCCGCGCGCGCCGCGGCGCCGGCAACGCGCCGGGCCGAACGCCGGGTCAGTTTCGACGACCTGCCGCCACTCGGCGCGCCGGGCCGCGAGATCGCCCGCGAGACGATCGAGGATATGGGCGTCACCATCGTGCGCTTTGCCAACGGATCGACCCTGACCTTCAAGCGCACCGAGTTCGAGCGGGGCTCGGTGCTGGTCCGGCTGCGCTTCGGCAGCGGGCTCGCCGGCCTTGCGCCGGATCGGCCCTCGCTCGGTTGGCTCGGCGGATTGATCGCGCCCTCCGGGCTGGCCGGGCTCGATCTGGACGGGATGGAACGGCTGCTCACTGGTCGGCGGATGAACCTCACCTTCGCGGTCGGGGAAGACGCCTTCATCCTCGGCGGCCAGACCAATGCCGACGATCTCGGCGATCAGCTCCGGCTGCTCGTCACCAAGCTCACCGCGCCGAACTGGGATCCGGCGCTGTTCGCGCGCTTCCGCACCGGCGCCGTCGAGAGCTTCGCCATGCATTTCACGTCCGCATCGGCGCGCGCGGGCCGCGAAATGAGCGGCTTCCTGCGGCCCCACGACCAGCGGTGGCGGCCGATCGAGCGCGAGGAGATGGCCGCCGCGACGGTCGACGGCTTCCGCGACTTCTTCGCGCCGTTGCTCGCCGCCGGGCCGGTCCATGCGACGATCGTCGGCGATGTCGAACTGGATGCGGCGGTGGCGGCGGTGCGACATACCGTCGCCGCTTTGCCCGAACGGACCGCGGCGGCGCCCTCGAACGGCGCGACGACGCTCCGGCCGCCCAGCCCGTCGCCGCAACCGCGCACCTTCACCCATCGCGGCGATCCCGGCCAGGCCTTCGCGCTGATCGGCTGGTCCACGCTGGGCGGGCTCGACAATATCCGGGACCGCCGCGCGCTGGCGCTCGCCGCCAACATCTTTCAGGTGCGGCTGTTCGATCGGCTGCGCGAGGAGGAAGGCGCGACCTATTCGCCCAGCGCCGCGCACAGCAGCTCGGAAACCTTCCCCGCCTGGGGCATCTTCTATGCCGCCGCCGAGATCCGCCCGGAGCGCGCCGGGACCTTCTTCCGCGCCGCGCGCGAGATCGTCGCAGATCTCGCCGCCGATCCGGTCCAGCCGGACGAGTTCGCCCGCGCGCAGAATCCGGTGATCAGCGGCATCGAGCGGCGGCTCGCGACCAGCGCCTATTGGCTCGGCGCGATCTCCAACTGGGTCGATCAGCCCCGCGAAATCGAGAATGTCCGCACCTATCTTTCCGCCTATCGCGAAATGACGGCCGAGGACGTGCGCCGCGCGGTTGCGACATGGGTGACCGATCAGGGCGACTGGTCGATGCTCGTTCTTCCCGATAGGAATGGCAGCGAGCAGGACGCGAGCATTGCCCGATAG
- a CDS encoding MBL fold metallo-hydrolase: protein MRTWLRRLGTALLFAAVAACFAPTLVPPFLDRIYYRGPASDHFDGARFRNLEPDPPRRSRPGGFLRSMVTSDERARWPDSAPVTPTVPPQRVEEDAMRVTWIGHATVLVQTAGLNILTDPIWSDRASPFSFAGPRRARAPGVRFDDLPKIDLVLVSHNHYDHLDLATLRRLWERDRPTIVTSLGNDTILRRAGIDVQARDWGGRVTLGDRTQVIVERNHHWSSRWFVDRNRALWSAFTVLTPSGNIFFVGDTGWGGGAWVREAARRGPFRLAIIPIGAYEPRDFMRANHIDPAEAVEMFEILRPERAIGVHWGTFQLSFEDIDAPRLELAARLRARHIAPERFVTLEAGESLDVPMPVSR, encoded by the coding sequence ATGCGAACATGGCTGCGACGGCTGGGGACGGCTCTGCTGTTCGCGGCGGTCGCGGCCTGCTTCGCGCCCACCTTGGTCCCGCCCTTCCTGGACCGGATCTATTATCGCGGCCCGGCGAGCGACCATTTCGACGGCGCGCGCTTCCGCAATCTCGAGCCCGATCCGCCGCGCCGGTCCCGGCCCGGCGGCTTCCTGCGCAGCATGGTGACTTCCGACGAGCGCGCCCGCTGGCCGGACAGCGCGCCGGTCACGCCCACTGTTCCGCCCCAACGGGTGGAGGAGGACGCGATGCGCGTCACCTGGATCGGCCATGCCACCGTGCTGGTGCAGACGGCCGGGCTCAACATCCTCACCGATCCGATCTGGTCGGACCGCGCCTCGCCCTTCTCCTTCGCGGGGCCGCGACGCGCGCGGGCGCCGGGCGTGCGCTTCGACGATCTGCCGAAGATCGATCTCGTCCTCGTCAGCCACAATCATTACGATCATCTGGATCTGGCGACCCTGCGCCGGCTCTGGGAGCGGGACCGGCCGACGATCGTCACCAGCCTCGGCAACGACACGATCCTGCGCCGCGCCGGCATCGACGTGCAGGCGCGCGACTGGGGCGGGCGCGTCACGCTGGGCGACCGCACGCAAGTGATCGTCGAGCGCAACCATCATTGGAGTTCGCGCTGGTTCGTCGATCGCAACCGGGCGCTCTGGTCCGCCTTCACGGTCCTGACGCCGTCGGGCAACATCTTCTTCGTCGGCGACACCGGCTGGGGCGGCGGGGCCTGGGTGCGGGAGGCGGCGCGGCGCGGCCCGTTCCGGCTCGCGATCATCCCGATCGGCGCCTACGAGCCGCGCGATTTCATGCGCGCCAACCATATCGACCCCGCCGAAGCGGTGGAAATGTTCGAGATTCTGCGGCCCGAACGCGCGATCGGCGTCCATTGGGGCACGTTCCAGCTCAGCTTCGAGGACATCGACGCGCCGCGCCTGGAGCTGGCGGCCCGGCTGCGCGCCCGGCACATCGCGCCGGAACGGTTCGTGACCCTCGAAGCGGGCGAATCGCTGGACGTGCCGATGCCCGTATCTCGCTAA
- a CDS encoding histidine kinase produces MAASRTRALPDSIAPAAAPQPGQAQAGRTPFRLRGRSFFEDKNRAFWLLQSAGWAGYFVLRTLSGIANAMGWSYVLHTLLLTATGYSITLLMAAAYRRLIQMKEIVTWVGSILIVISAAAAFSAIETWSVATFLQPGTRPEGIRFLGAILLTVSLLIAWSALYYSINFYILLEDQKKRLLRLESQTSHAQLAMLRYQLNPHFLFNTLNSISTLVLLKQTDRANAMLSRLSSFLRYTLVNEPTGMVTIQQEVETLKLYLEIEKMRFEERLRPHFQIDPEGARALLPSLLLQPLIENAIKYAVAPQEEGADISIAVRREGARVLIEVSDTGPGTDSQYKERADQSTGVGLANIRDRLAQAYGDNQRFDTQSETKGGFRVFIEIPFQTEETEEPK; encoded by the coding sequence ATGGCAGCGAGCAGGACGCGAGCATTGCCCGATAGCATCGCCCCGGCCGCCGCCCCGCAACCGGGCCAGGCGCAGGCCGGCCGGACGCCGTTCCGGCTGCGCGGGCGATCGTTCTTCGAAGACAAGAATCGCGCCTTCTGGCTGCTGCAATCGGCCGGCTGGGCGGGCTATTTCGTGCTGCGCACCCTCTCCGGCATCGCCAATGCGATGGGCTGGAGCTACGTCCTCCACACCCTCCTGCTCACCGCCACCGGCTATTCGATCACGCTGTTGATGGCCGCCGCCTATCGTCGGCTGATCCAGATGAAGGAGATCGTCACCTGGGTCGGCTCGATTCTGATCGTGATCAGCGCGGCGGCGGCCTTCTCCGCGATCGAGACCTGGAGCGTCGCCACCTTCCTCCAGCCCGGCACAAGGCCCGAGGGCATCCGCTTCCTGGGCGCGATCCTGCTCACCGTCTCGCTGCTGATCGCCTGGTCCGCGCTCTATTATTCGATCAACTTCTATATCCTGCTGGAGGACCAGAAGAAGCGGCTGCTGCGGCTTGAAAGCCAGACCTCCCATGCCCAGCTTGCGATGCTGCGCTACCAGCTCAACCCCCATTTCCTGTTCAACACGCTGAATTCGATCTCCACCCTCGTCCTGCTGAAGCAGACCGACCGCGCCAATGCGATGCTGTCGCGCCTCTCCTCCTTCCTGCGCTACACCCTGGTCAACGAGCCGACCGGCATGGTGACCATTCAGCAGGAGGTGGAGACGCTGAAGCTGTATCTGGAGATCGAGAAGATGCGCTTCGAGGAGCGTCTTCGGCCGCATTTCCAGATCGATCCGGAGGGGGCGCGGGCGCTGCTGCCCTCGCTGCTGCTCCAGCCGCTGATCGAGAATGCGATCAAATATGCGGTGGCGCCGCAGGAGGAGGGAGCGGACATCTCGATCGCGGTGCGGCGCGAGGGCGCGCGGGTGCTGATCGAGGTCAGCGACACCGGCCCGGGCACCGACTCCCAGTACAAGGAGCGCGCCGATCAATCGACCGGCGTCGGCCTGGCGAACATTCGGGACCGTCTGGCGCAGGCCTATGGCGACAATCAAAGGTTCGATACACAGTCGGAGACAAAAGGGGGCTTCCGCGTTTTCATTGAAATTCCTTTCCAGACCGAAGAGACCGAGGAACCCAAATGA